One Salmo trutta chromosome 26, fSalTru1.1, whole genome shotgun sequence DNA window includes the following coding sequences:
- the LOC115163319 gene encoding arfaptin-2-like isoform X2 translates to MADSFMGKAATMEIPINSNGETLAEDDSLEQDLQQVMVSGPNLNETSIVSGGYGGPAGGIIPTSSIKDLRMKSRGQVVGLVPSQSAASRIANQNQTDQPFTGSGMHHSNSNQNMSVEEANRGVAVEKLDSVKKWGINTYKCTKQMFSERFGRGSRTVDLELEAQIDVLRDTKRKYESVLRLTSALTSHFYNMVQTQQALGDTFADLSQKSPELRDEFGYNAETQKLLCRNGEVLLGAINFFVSSINTLVNKTMEDTLMTIKLYEAARLEFDAYRADLEELSLGPRDAATMVRIEVSQQQYQVQRDKYERLRSDVTIKLKFLEENKVKVMHKQLLLFHNAISAYFAGNQQQLEQTLRQFNVKLKPPGSDKPSWLEES, encoded by the exons ATGGCAGACAGTTTTATGGGCAAAGCGGCTACCATGGAGATTCCTATCAACAGCAATGGAGAGACCCTGGCCGAGGATGACAGTTTGGAGCAG GACCTGCAGCAGGTGATGGTGTCTGGTCCCAACCTGAATGAGACCAGCATCGTGTCTGGAGGCTACGGAGGACCTGCAGGGGGCATCATACCCACCTCCTCCATCAAAG ACCTGCGAATGAAGTCCAGGGGACAGGTTGTAGGTCTGGTCCccagccagtcagcagccagcagGATAGCCAACCAGAACCAGACCGACCAGCCATTCACAG GGTCGGGGATGCACCACAGTAACAGCAACCAGAACATGTCAGTGGAGGAGGCTAACCGTGGTGTGGCTGTGGAGAAACTAGACAGCGTTAAGAAGTGGGGCATCAACACCTACAAG TGTACCAAGCAGATGTTCTCTGAGCGGTTTGGCCGTGGTTCTCGGACGGTGGACCTGGAGCTGGAGGCCCAGATAGACGTGCTCAGGGACACCAAGAGGAAGTACGAGTCTGTCCTGAGACTGACCAGCGCCCTGACCAGCCACTTCTACAACATGGTCCAGACCCAGCAGGCCCTGGGGGACACCTTCGCGGACCTCAGCCAGAAATCACCTGAACTACGG GATGAGTTTGGCTACAACGCAGAGACCCAGAAGTTGTTGTGTAGGAACGGGGAGGTACTTCTTGGCGCCATCAACTTTTTTGTGTCCAGCATCAATACACTGGTCAACAAGACCATGGAGGACACACTGATGACCATCAAACTGTACGAGGCTGCAAG gctggAGTTTGATGCGTACAGGGCCGACCTGGAGGAGTTGAGTCTGGGTCctcgtgatgctgccaccatggtGCGTATTGAGGTGTCCCAGCAGCAGTACCAGGTGCAGAGAGACAAGTACGAACGGCTGCGCTCAGACGTCACCATCAAACTCAAGTTCCTGGAAGAGAACAAG gtgaaggTGATGCACAAGCAGCTGCTGCTCTTCCATAATGCTATCTCAGCCTACTTCGCTGGGAACCAGCAGCAGTTGGAACAGACACTGAGACAGTTCAACGTCAAGTTAAAGCCCCCAGGGTCAGACAAGCCCTCCTGGCTGGAGGAGAGCTAG
- the LOC115163319 gene encoding arfaptin-2-like isoform X3, giving the protein MADSFMGKAATMEIPINSNGETLAEDDSLEQAAKIQWTLDEKDLQQVMVSGPNLNETSIVSGGYGGPAGGIIPTSSIKGSGMHHSNSNQNMSVEEANRGVAVEKLDSVKKWGINTYKCTKQMFSERFGRGSRTVDLELEAQIDVLRDTKRKYESVLRLTSALTSHFYNMVQTQQALGDTFADLSQKSPELRDEFGYNAETQKLLCRNGEVLLGAINFFVSSINTLVNKTMEDTLMTIKLYEAARLEFDAYRADLEELSLGPRDAATMVRIEVSQQQYQVQRDKYERLRSDVTIKLKFLEENKVKVMHKQLLLFHNAISAYFAGNQQQLEQTLRQFNVKLKPPGSDKPSWLEES; this is encoded by the exons ATGGCAGACAGTTTTATGGGCAAAGCGGCTACCATGGAGATTCCTATCAACAGCAATGGAGAGACCCTGGCCGAGGATGACAGTTTGGAGCAG GCTGCAAAGATTCAGTGGACCTTAGATGAGAAG GACCTGCAGCAGGTGATGGTGTCTGGTCCCAACCTGAATGAGACCAGCATCGTGTCTGGAGGCTACGGAGGACCTGCAGGGGGCATCATACCCACCTCCTCCATCAAAG GGTCGGGGATGCACCACAGTAACAGCAACCAGAACATGTCAGTGGAGGAGGCTAACCGTGGTGTGGCTGTGGAGAAACTAGACAGCGTTAAGAAGTGGGGCATCAACACCTACAAG TGTACCAAGCAGATGTTCTCTGAGCGGTTTGGCCGTGGTTCTCGGACGGTGGACCTGGAGCTGGAGGCCCAGATAGACGTGCTCAGGGACACCAAGAGGAAGTACGAGTCTGTCCTGAGACTGACCAGCGCCCTGACCAGCCACTTCTACAACATGGTCCAGACCCAGCAGGCCCTGGGGGACACCTTCGCGGACCTCAGCCAGAAATCACCTGAACTACGG GATGAGTTTGGCTACAACGCAGAGACCCAGAAGTTGTTGTGTAGGAACGGGGAGGTACTTCTTGGCGCCATCAACTTTTTTGTGTCCAGCATCAATACACTGGTCAACAAGACCATGGAGGACACACTGATGACCATCAAACTGTACGAGGCTGCAAG gctggAGTTTGATGCGTACAGGGCCGACCTGGAGGAGTTGAGTCTGGGTCctcgtgatgctgccaccatggtGCGTATTGAGGTGTCCCAGCAGCAGTACCAGGTGCAGAGAGACAAGTACGAACGGCTGCGCTCAGACGTCACCATCAAACTCAAGTTCCTGGAAGAGAACAAG gtgaaggTGATGCACAAGCAGCTGCTGCTCTTCCATAATGCTATCTCAGCCTACTTCGCTGGGAACCAGCAGCAGTTGGAACAGACACTGAGACAGTTCAACGTCAAGTTAAAGCCCCCAGGGTCAGACAAGCCCTCCTGGCTGGAGGAGAGCTAG
- the LOC115163319 gene encoding arfaptin-2-like isoform X1 has translation MADSFMGKAATMEIPINSNGETLAEDDSLEQAAKIQWTLDEKDLQQVMVSGPNLNETSIVSGGYGGPAGGIIPTSSIKDLRMKSRGQVVGLVPSQSAASRIANQNQTDQPFTGSGMHHSNSNQNMSVEEANRGVAVEKLDSVKKWGINTYKCTKQMFSERFGRGSRTVDLELEAQIDVLRDTKRKYESVLRLTSALTSHFYNMVQTQQALGDTFADLSQKSPELRDEFGYNAETQKLLCRNGEVLLGAINFFVSSINTLVNKTMEDTLMTIKLYEAARLEFDAYRADLEELSLGPRDAATMVRIEVSQQQYQVQRDKYERLRSDVTIKLKFLEENKVKVMHKQLLLFHNAISAYFAGNQQQLEQTLRQFNVKLKPPGSDKPSWLEES, from the exons ATGGCAGACAGTTTTATGGGCAAAGCGGCTACCATGGAGATTCCTATCAACAGCAATGGAGAGACCCTGGCCGAGGATGACAGTTTGGAGCAG GCTGCAAAGATTCAGTGGACCTTAGATGAGAAG GACCTGCAGCAGGTGATGGTGTCTGGTCCCAACCTGAATGAGACCAGCATCGTGTCTGGAGGCTACGGAGGACCTGCAGGGGGCATCATACCCACCTCCTCCATCAAAG ACCTGCGAATGAAGTCCAGGGGACAGGTTGTAGGTCTGGTCCccagccagtcagcagccagcagGATAGCCAACCAGAACCAGACCGACCAGCCATTCACAG GGTCGGGGATGCACCACAGTAACAGCAACCAGAACATGTCAGTGGAGGAGGCTAACCGTGGTGTGGCTGTGGAGAAACTAGACAGCGTTAAGAAGTGGGGCATCAACACCTACAAG TGTACCAAGCAGATGTTCTCTGAGCGGTTTGGCCGTGGTTCTCGGACGGTGGACCTGGAGCTGGAGGCCCAGATAGACGTGCTCAGGGACACCAAGAGGAAGTACGAGTCTGTCCTGAGACTGACCAGCGCCCTGACCAGCCACTTCTACAACATGGTCCAGACCCAGCAGGCCCTGGGGGACACCTTCGCGGACCTCAGCCAGAAATCACCTGAACTACGG GATGAGTTTGGCTACAACGCAGAGACCCAGAAGTTGTTGTGTAGGAACGGGGAGGTACTTCTTGGCGCCATCAACTTTTTTGTGTCCAGCATCAATACACTGGTCAACAAGACCATGGAGGACACACTGATGACCATCAAACTGTACGAGGCTGCAAG gctggAGTTTGATGCGTACAGGGCCGACCTGGAGGAGTTGAGTCTGGGTCctcgtgatgctgccaccatggtGCGTATTGAGGTGTCCCAGCAGCAGTACCAGGTGCAGAGAGACAAGTACGAACGGCTGCGCTCAGACGTCACCATCAAACTCAAGTTCCTGGAAGAGAACAAG gtgaaggTGATGCACAAGCAGCTGCTGCTCTTCCATAATGCTATCTCAGCCTACTTCGCTGGGAACCAGCAGCAGTTGGAACAGACACTGAGACAGTTCAACGTCAAGTTAAAGCCCCCAGGGTCAGACAAGCCCTCCTGGCTGGAGGAGAGCTAG
- the LOC115163319 gene encoding arfaptin-2-like isoform X4, protein MHVDLRMKSRGQVVGLVPSQSAASRIANQNQTDQPFTGSGMHHSNSNQNMSVEEANRGVAVEKLDSVKKWGINTYKCTKQMFSERFGRGSRTVDLELEAQIDVLRDTKRKYESVLRLTSALTSHFYNMVQTQQALGDTFADLSQKSPELRDEFGYNAETQKLLCRNGEVLLGAINFFVSSINTLVNKTMEDTLMTIKLYEAARLEFDAYRADLEELSLGPRDAATMVRIEVSQQQYQVQRDKYERLRSDVTIKLKFLEENKVKVMHKQLLLFHNAISAYFAGNQQQLEQTLRQFNVKLKPPGSDKPSWLEES, encoded by the exons ATGCATGTCG ACCTGCGAATGAAGTCCAGGGGACAGGTTGTAGGTCTGGTCCccagccagtcagcagccagcagGATAGCCAACCAGAACCAGACCGACCAGCCATTCACAG GGTCGGGGATGCACCACAGTAACAGCAACCAGAACATGTCAGTGGAGGAGGCTAACCGTGGTGTGGCTGTGGAGAAACTAGACAGCGTTAAGAAGTGGGGCATCAACACCTACAAG TGTACCAAGCAGATGTTCTCTGAGCGGTTTGGCCGTGGTTCTCGGACGGTGGACCTGGAGCTGGAGGCCCAGATAGACGTGCTCAGGGACACCAAGAGGAAGTACGAGTCTGTCCTGAGACTGACCAGCGCCCTGACCAGCCACTTCTACAACATGGTCCAGACCCAGCAGGCCCTGGGGGACACCTTCGCGGACCTCAGCCAGAAATCACCTGAACTACGG GATGAGTTTGGCTACAACGCAGAGACCCAGAAGTTGTTGTGTAGGAACGGGGAGGTACTTCTTGGCGCCATCAACTTTTTTGTGTCCAGCATCAATACACTGGTCAACAAGACCATGGAGGACACACTGATGACCATCAAACTGTACGAGGCTGCAAG gctggAGTTTGATGCGTACAGGGCCGACCTGGAGGAGTTGAGTCTGGGTCctcgtgatgctgccaccatggtGCGTATTGAGGTGTCCCAGCAGCAGTACCAGGTGCAGAGAGACAAGTACGAACGGCTGCGCTCAGACGTCACCATCAAACTCAAGTTCCTGGAAGAGAACAAG gtgaaggTGATGCACAAGCAGCTGCTGCTCTTCCATAATGCTATCTCAGCCTACTTCGCTGGGAACCAGCAGCAGTTGGAACAGACACTGAGACAGTTCAACGTCAAGTTAAAGCCCCCAGGGTCAGACAAGCCCTCCTGGCTGGAGGAGAGCTAG